Proteins from one Sabethes cyaneus chromosome 2, idSabCyanKW18_F2, whole genome shotgun sequence genomic window:
- the LOC128738003 gene encoding spectrin alpha chain isoform X2, protein MEQFTPKEVKILESAEDIQERREQVLNRYNEFKVETRHKREKLEDSRRFQYFKRDSDELESWIHEKLQAASEESYRDPTNLQAKIQKHQAFEAEVSAHSNAIVVLDNTGQEMINQQHFASDIIQRRLDELHRLWELLLSRLAEKGMKLQQALVLVQFLRHCEEVMFWIKDKEAFVTADEFGQDLEHVEVLQRKFDEFQKDMASQEYRVTEVNELADKLLSNGHPERETITRKKEELNEAWQRLKQLAILRQEKLFGAHEIQRFNRDADETVAWIAEKDVVLSSDDYGRDLASVQALQRKHEGVERDLAALEDKVATLGAEAGRLCSIHADHSDQIREKQAEIAAYWQSLTAKAKERKQKLDESYFLHRFLADYRDLVSWINGMKAIISADELAKDVAGAEALLERHQEHKGEIDARVDSFKVTTEAGRQLLEREHYAAAEVQEKLAALESDKSSLLSLWEDRRILYEQCMDLQLFYRDTEQADTWMAKQEAFLANEDLGDSLDSVEALIKKHEDFEKSLAAQEEKIKALDVFATKLIDGQHYAADDVAQRRSMLLARRSALLEKSSIRRQLLEDSSALQQFERDCDETKGWISEKLKFATDDSYLDPTNLNGKVQKHTNFEHELTANKSRIEDITTNGQNLIEKQHYAADQINSRMQEIVTLWESLVQASDKKGCKLQEASQQQQFNRTVEDIELWLSEVEGQLMSEDYGKDLTSVQNLQKKHALLEADVMAHQDRIEGIKVAANKFVESGHFDADNIRNKESALSKRYGALASPMSERKQRLLDSLQVQQLFRDLEDEAAWIREKEPVAASTNRGRDLIGVQNLIKKHQAVLAEINNHENRVVAVIGNGEQMLTEQPFATEDIKLRLDALKDQWNSLKEKSNQRKQDLEDSLQAHQYFADANEAESWMREKEPIVSNQDYGKDEDSSEALLKKHEALVSDLEAFGNTIQALQEQAKNCRQQETPVVDITGKECVIALYDYTEKSPREVSMKKSDVLTLLNSNNKDWWKVEVNDRQGFVPAAYIKKIDPGLSASQQNLVDGHSIAKRQSQINSQYDNLLALARERQNKLNETVKAYVLVREAADLSAWIKDKESHAQIKDVGEDLEEVEVMQKKFDDFNDDLKANEVRLAKLNEIAVQLTSLGQTEAALKIKTQIKTLNEEWATLQTITHERASQLGSAHEVQRFHRDVDETKDWIAEKDNALTNDDLGKDLRGVQTLQRKHEGLERDLAALRDKIRQLDETANRLMQSHPDTAEQTYAKQKEINEEWQQVVAKAQQRKEKLLDSYDLQRFSSDYRDLMAWISSMMGLVTSEELANDVTGAEALIERHQEHRTEVDARAGTFAAFEQFGAELLQANHYASPEIQEKIENLAKAREELERAWTARRLQLDQNLDLQLYLRDCEQAENWMSAREAFLNAEEVDSKGDNVEALIKKHEDFDKAINGHEEKIAALQVLADQLIAQEHYAGKLIDDKRSEVLDRWRHLKEDLIEKRSRLGDEQTLQQFSRDADEIENWIAEKLQLATEESYKDPANIQSKHQKHQAFEAELAANADRISSVLAMGSNLIDKNQCSGSEDAVQKRLTQIADQWEYLTQKTTEKSLKLKEANKQRTYIAAVKDLDFWLGEVESLLTSEDAGKDLASVQNLMKKHQLVEADIHAHEDRIKDMNAQADSLVESGQFDSAGIQEKRQSINERYERICNLAAHRQARLNEANTLHQFFRDIADEESWIKEKKLLVGSDDYGRDLTGVQNLKKKHKRLEAELASHEPAIQAVQEAGEKLMDVSNLGVPEIEQRLKALNQAWAELKGLAATRGQKLDESLIYQQFLAKVEEEEAWITEKQQLLSVEDYGDSMAAVQGLLKKHDAFETDFAAHRDRCSDIRDNGQTLVTNNNHHGESISQRCAQLDKKLENLQSLATRRKNALLDNFAYLQFMWKADVVESWIADKENHVKSEEFGRDLSTVQTLLTKQETFDAGLSAFEQEGIHNITALKDQLINANHAQSAAILKRHEDVLTRWQKLRADSEARKYRLLAMQEQFRQIEDLYLTFAKKASAFNSWFENAEEDLTDPVRCNSIEEITALRAAHAQFQASLSSAQYDFQALADLDRKIKSFNVGPNPYTWFTMEALEDTWRNLQKIIEERDAELAKEVHRQEENDKLRKEFAKHANLFHQWLTETRTSLMEGSGSLEEQFEALCHKANEIRARRGDLKKIEELGATLEEHLILDNRYTEHSTVGLAQQWDQLDQLAMRMQHNLKQQIQARNQSGVSEDSLKEFSMMFKHFDKDKSGKLNHQEFKSCLRALGYDLPMVEEGQPDPEFEEILNVVDPNRDGQVSLQEYIAFMISKETENVQSYEEIENAFRAITASDRPYVTKDELYSNLTKDMADYCAQRMKPYNDPKTGHPITGALDYVEFTRTLFQN, encoded by the exons ATGGAACAATTTACCCCGAAGGAGGTAAAAATCCTCGAAAGTGCCGAGGATATCCAGGAGCGCCGTGAGCAGGTGCTGAACCGCTACAATGAGTTCAAGGTGGAAACGCGCCACAAGCGCGAGAAGCTGGAGGACTCGCGTCGTTTCCAGTACTTCAAGCGTGACTCGGACGAGCTGGAAAGCTGGATCCACGAGAAGCTGCAGGCCGCTTCCGAGGAGAGCTATCGCGATCCGACCAATCTGCAGGCCAAGATCCAGAAGCATCAGGCATTCGAGGCCGAGGTGTCCGCTCACAGCAACGCGATTGTTGTGCTGGACAACACCGGTCAGGAGATGATTAACCAGCAGCACTTTGCTTCGGATATCATCCAGCGTCGGCTGGATGAGCTGCATCGGCTTTGGGAGTTGCTGCTTTCGCGGTTGGCCGAGAAGGGTATGAAGCTGCAACAGGCGCTGGTGTTGGTGCAATTCTTGCGCCACTGTGAGGAGGTAATGTTCTGGATCAAGGACAAAGAGGCCTTTGTTACGGCCGATGAGTTCGGTCAGGATCTGGAGCATGTGGAAGTGTTGCAGAGAAAGTTCGACGAATTCCAGAAGGATATGGCTTCGCAGGAGTATCGTGTCACCGAGGTGAACGAGTTGGCCGATAAGTTGCTTTCCAACGGTCATCCGGAACGCGAAACCATCACTCGTAAGAAGGAGGAGTTGAATGAAGCTTGGCAGCGCTTGAAGCAATTGGCTATTTTGCGCCAGGAAAAACTCTTCGGAGCTCACGAGATTCAGCGCTTTAACCGTGATGCTGACGAAACCGTTGCTTGGATCGCTGAAAAGGACGTTGTCCTTTCGTCCGATGACTATGGTCGCGACTTGGCCAGTGTGCAGGCGCTGCAGCGCAAGCATGAAGGTGTTGAGCGCGATTTGGCTGCTTTGGAAGATAAGGTTGCAACGCTGGGTGCCGAAGCTGGTCGATTGTGTAGCATTCATGCCGATCATAGTGATCAGATCCGCGAAAAGCAAGCGGAAATTGCTGCCTACTGGCAGTCGCTTACCGCGAAAGCCAAGGAACGCAAACAAAAGCTGGATGAGTCGTACTTCTTGCATCGTTTCTTGGCCGACTACCGCGATTTGGTTTCGTGGATCAACGGAATGAAGGCTATCATTTCGGCTGATGAGCTAGCCAAGGACGTTGCCGGTGCGGAAGCTTTGTTGGAACGTCACCAGGAGCATAAGGGTGAAATTGATGCTCGAGTCGATAGTTTCAAAGTTACCACCGAAGCGGGACGCCAGCTGTTGGAACGTGAGCACTATGCTGCCGCCGAAGTTCAGGAAAAACTAGCGGCTTTGGAAAGCGACAAGAGCTCGCTACTGTCGCTGTGGGAAGATCGTCGCATTTTGTATGAACAGTGCATGGACTTACAGCTGTTCTACCGTGACACTGAGCAGGCTGATACTTGGATGGCCAAGCAGGAAGCTTTCCTCGCCAATGAAGACTTGGGTGATTCACTGGATTCGGTTGAAGCGCTGATCAAGAAACATGAAGACTTCGAGAAGAGTTTGGCCGCTCAGGAAGAGAAAATCAAGGCACTGGACGTCTTTGCCACCAAACTGATTGACGGTCAACACTACGCAGCGGATGACGTTGCTCAGCGTCGCTCGATGCTTTTGGCTCGTCGTTCTGCTCTACTGGAGAAATCCTCCATCCGACGTCAACTGCTGGAGGACTCCAGCGCTCTGCAGCAGTTCGAACGTGATTGCGACGAAACCAAGGGGTGGATCAGTGAGAAACTAAAGTTTGCCACCGACGATAGCTATCTGGATCCGACCAATCTGAACGGAAAGGTTCAGAAACACACCAACTTCGAGCATGAACTGACGGCCAACAAGAGTCGCATTGAAGACATCACCACGAACGGACAAAATTTGATTGAGAAACAGCACTACGCTGCCGATCAAATCAACTCGCGCATGCAGGAAATTGTAACCTTATGGGAGTCACTGGTTCAAGCGTCGGACAAAAAGGGTTGCAAGCTGCAGGAAGCTTCGCAGCAGCAACAGTTCAACCGAACCGTTGAGGACATTGAGCTGTGGCTCAGTGAAGTTGAAGGCCAACTGATGTCCGAAGACTACGGTAAAGATCTGACCAGTGTTCAAAACCTTCAGAAGAAACACGCCCTGTTGGAGGCCGACGTGATGGCTCATCAGGACCGCATCGAGGGAATCAAGGTAGCCGCCAATAAGTTCGTCGAAAGTGGTCACTTTGATGCCGATAACATCCGCAACAAGGAATCTGCTCTTTCGAAACGTTATGGAGCTTTGGCTTCTCCGATGTCCGAACGGAAACAGCGCCTGTTGGACTCCTTACAAGTTCAGCAACTATTCCGTGATCTTGAAGATGAAGCCGCTTGGATTAGAGAGAAAGAACCGGTCGCTGCATCGACTAACCGTGGTCGCGATTTGATTGGTGTTCAGAACCTGATCAAAAAACATCAAGCCGTACTGGCTGAAATCAACAACCATGAAAACCGCGTAGTCGCCGTCATTGGAAATGGGGAACAGATGTTGACCGAACAACCGTTTGCCACCGAAGACATCAAGTTGCGACTGGATGCCCTGAAAGATCAATGGAATTCCCTCAAGGAAAAGTCGAATCAACGTAAGCAAGATTTGGAAGATTCACTGCAAGCCCATCAATACTTTGCCGACGCAAACGAGGCCGAGTCTTGGATGCGTGAGAAGGAACCGATCGTTTCGAACCAGGACTACGGTAAAGACGAAGATTCTTCGGAAGCTTTGTTGAAGAAACATGAAGCTCTAGTTTCGGATTTGGAAGCCTTCGGCAACACCATTCAGGCTCTGCAGGAGCAGGCCAAAAACTGTCGTCAGCAGGAGACGCCAGTCGTGGACATCACCGGAAAGGAGTGCGTCATTGCTTTGTACGATTACACCGAAAAGTCTCCTCGTGAAGTTTCCATGAAGAAGAGTGACGTTTTGACTCTGTTGAATTCGAACAACAAGGATTGGTGGAAGGTAGAGGTAAACGACCGACAGGGTTTCGTTCCAGCTGCATACATCAAAAAGATCGACCCTGGTCTAAGCGCCAGCCAGCAAAATCTGGTCGATGGTCATTCGATTGCCAAACGCCAATCGCAAATCAACAGCCAGTATGACAACCTGCTAGCATTGGCCCGTGAACGTCAAAATAAGTTGAACGAAACCGTTAAAGCTTACGTACTGGTTCGTGAGGCAGCTGACTTGTCCGCTTGGATCAAGGATAAGGAAAGCCATGCCCAGATCAAGGATGTAGGTGAAGATTTGGAAGAGGTTGAGGTTATGCAGAAGAAGTTCGATGACTTCAACGATGATCTTAAAGCCAACGAGGTCCGCCTGGCGAAGCTGAACGAAATTGCCGTCCAACTAACCTCGCTCGGTCAAACTGAGGCAGCATTGAAGATCAAAACGCAAATTAAAACCCTGAACGAAGAATGGGCAACGCTGCAAACCATCACTCACGAGCGGGCAAGCCAGCTGGGATCCGCTCACGAGGTTCAACGTTTCCATCGGGATGTCGACGAAACTAAGGACTGGATTGCCGAGAAGGACAATGCCCTAACCAACGATGACTTGGGCAAGGATCTGCGCGGTGTGCAGACGCTTCAGCGCAAGCACGAGGGTCTGGAGCGTGATTTGGCCGCGCTGCGCGACAAGATTCGTCAGTTGGACGAAACCGCTAATCGGCTGATGCAATCCCATCCGGACACGGCCGAACAGACGTACGCTAAGCAGAAGGAAATCAACGAGGAGTGGCAACAGGTGGTGGCGAAGGCCCAGCAGCGTAAGGAAAAGCTGCTCGATTCGTACGATCTGCAGCGTTTCTCCAGCGATTACCGCGATCTGATGGCTTGGATCAGCTCGATGATGGGTTTGGTTACGTCCGAGGAGCTGGCCAACGATGTCACCGGGGCGGAAGCGTTGATCGAGCGACACCAG GAACACCGCACCGAGGTCGATGCCCGCGCCGGAACGTTCGCCGCCTTCGAGCAGTTCGGAGCCGAACTGCTGCAGGCCAACCATTATGCATCGCCGGAGATTCAGGAGAAGATTGAAAATCTGGCCAAGGCCCGCGAAGAGCTGGAACGGGCGTGGACTGCCCGTCGGCTGCAGCTGGACCAGAATCTAGATTTGCAGCTGTATCTGCGTGACTGCGAACAGGCTGAGAACTGGATGAGTGCTCGTGAGGCGTTCTTGAACGCTGAGGAGGTTGATTCTAAGGGAGATAATGTGGAGGCGTTGATCAAGAAGCATGAAGATTTTGATAAGGCCATCAATGGACATGAGGAGAAGATTGCTGCTCTGCAGGTTTTGGCTGATCAATTGATTGCACAGGAACATTATGCCGGAAAGTTGATCGATGATAAGCGTTCGGAAGTACTTGACCGCTGGCGTCATTTGAAGGAAGATTTGATTGAGAAGCGCTCTCGACTTGGTGATGAACAAACGCTGCAGCAATTCTCGCGTGATGCGGATGAAATCGAAAATTGGATTGCGGAGAAGCTGCAGTTGGCTACCGAGGAAAGCTACAAGGACCCGGCCAACATTCAATCGAAGCATCAAAAGCATCAGGCATTTGAAGCCGAACTGGCAGCCAATGCTGATCGTATTTCAAGTGTCTTGGCTATGGGCAGTAATTTGATTGACAAAAATCAGTGCAGTGGTTCGGAAGATGCCGTTCAGAAGCGTCTGACTCAGATTGCCGACCAGTGGGAATACTTGACACAGAAGACGACGGAGAAATCGCTGAAACTGAAGGAAGCCAACAAGCAGCGTACATACATTGCTGCGGTTAAGGATTTGGACTTCTGGCTGGGTGAGGTTGAGAGTTTGCTAACGTCGGAGGATGCTGGTAAGGATTTGGCTTCCGTGCAGAATCTAATGAAGAAGCATCAATTGGTAGAGGCCGATATTCATGCTCACGAGGACCGTATCAAGGACATGAATGCCCAAGCAGATTCGTTGGTCGAGAGCGGTCAATTCGACAGTGCTGGAATTCAGGAGAAACGTCAGTCCATTAATGAGCGTTATGAGCGCATTTGTAACTTGGCTGCCCATCGTCAGGCTCGTTTGAATGAGGCCAACACGTTGCATCAGTTCTTCCGTGATATTGCTGATGAAGAATCGTGGATCAAGGAGAAAAAACTGCTGGTTGGCTCCGATGACTATGGTCGTGATTTGACCGGTGTGCAGAACTTGAAGAAGAAGCATAAGCGTCTAGAGGCAGAGCTGGCTTCTCACGAGCCAGCTATTCAAGCCGTTCAGGAAGCTGGGGAGAAGCTGATGGACGTTTCTAATTTGGGTGTGCCGGAGATTGAGCAGCGGTTGAAGGCTTTGAACCAGGCCTGGGCCGAGTTGAAGGGATTGGCTGCTACACGTGGTCAGAAGTTGGATGAGTCACTGATCTATCAACAGTTCTTGGCTAAGGTGGAAGAAGAGGAAGCCTGGATTACCGAGAAGCAGCAGCTGTTGTCGGTTGAAGACTACGGCGATTCGATGGCCGCTGTTCAAGGTTTGCTTAAGAAGCATGACGCTTTCGAAACGGACTTTGCTGCTCATCGTGATCGTTGCTCGGACATCAGAGACAATGGTCAAACGCTGGTGACCAACAATAATCACCATGGAGAGAGCATTTCGCAGCGTTGTGCTCAACTGgataaaaaattggaaaacttgCAGTCCTTGGCAACACGCCGCAAGAATGCCCTGTTGGACAACTTTGCTTACTTGCAGTTCATGTGGAAGGCCGATGTCGTTGAAAGTTGGATTGCTGACAAGGAAAATCACGTCAAGTCGGAGGAGTTTGGACGTGATCTGTCCACTGTTCAAACCTTGCTGACTAAACAGGAGACATTCGATGCGG GTCTCTCTGCATTTGAACAGGAAGGAATTCATAACATCACAGCTTTGAAGGACCAACTGATCAACGCTAACCATGCCCAATCGGCAGCCATTCTGAAACGTCACGAGGACGTGCTTACTCGCTGGCAGAAGCTGCGCGCCGATTCGGAAGCCCGCAAATACCGACTGCTGGCTATGCAGGAGCAGTTCCGTCAAATCGAGGACCTATATTTGACCTTTGCCAAGAAGGCTTCCGCGTTCAACTCGTGGTTCGAGAACGCCGAAGAAGATCTGACCGACCCGGTCCGTTGTAACTCGATCGAGGAAATCACTGCGCTCCGAGCGGCCCATGCCCAATTCCAGGCTTCGCTGTCATCGGCTCAGTATGACTTCCAGGCCTTAGCCGACTTGGATCGTAAGATCAAGAGCTTCAACGTGGGACCCAATCCGTACACATGGTTCACAATGGAAGCTCTGGAGGATACTTGGCGCAACTTGCAGAAGATTATCGAAGAACGCGATGCCGAACTGGCTAAGGAAGTTCACCGTCAGGAAGAGAACGACAAACTCCGGAAGGAGTTTGCCAAGCATGCCAACCTGTTCCATCAGTGGCTAACCGAAACCAG AACTTCCCTGATGGAAGGTTCCGGCTCGCTGGAGGAACAATTCGAGGCCTTGTGCCACAAAGCCAACGAAATCCGGGCCCGTCGTGGAGATTTGAAGAAAATTGAAGAGCTGGGCGCAACTTTGGAGGAGCATCTCATTTTGGACAATCGTTACACCGAGCACTCCACTGTCGGGCTCGCCCAGCAGTGGGATCAGCTCGATCAGCTGGCTATGCGAATGCAGCACAATCTCAAACAGCAAATACAGGCCCGCAACCAGTCGGGTGTATCGGAGGATTCCCTCAAAGAATTCTCGATGATGTTCAAGCATTTCGACAAGGACAAGAGCGGCAAGCTGAACCACCAGGAGTTCAAATCTTGTCTGCGCGCTCTCGGTTACGATCTGCCGATGGTGGAGGAAGGTCAACCCGATCCGGAGTTCGAAGAGATCCTGAACGTTGTCGATCCGAACCGCGATGGACAGGTTTCTCTGCAGGAATACATAGCCTTCATGATTTCCAAGGAAACGGAAAATGTCCAAAGCTACGAAGAGATCGAAAATGCCTTCCGCGCCATTACCGCTTCCGATCGTCCTTACGTCACCAAGGATGAACTTTATTCC AACCTCACAAAGGACATGGCGGACTACTGTGCCCAGAGGATGAAACCGTACAACGATCCGAAAACGGGTCATCCAATCACGGGCGCTCTCGATTACGTGGAATTCACTCGAACCCTATTTCAGAATTAA